In one Rhodococcus sp. B50 genomic region, the following are encoded:
- a CDS encoding M56 family metallopeptidase: protein MNATTALFFGTTALLLAGPVPGLLARATWPHRNPRAALVLWQSVALAAVLSAFSCGLAIAARLLAPGADGRPTTGPLEEIDALGLPLWLTYIVVFALTVFIGARLTFSMLRVAVRTRRRRSRHRMLVDLLDRRESGAAVRRHPHVRILDTADPIAYCLPGLRHRVVLSEGTLDNLGDDELRAILRHEHSHLRARHDLILEAFTAVYEAFPRVVRSGSALGSVKLLVELLADDSAVRKTGPAPLARALVACAGAHTPTGALAVGGPSTVLRVERLTGPGPHLGISVAAYTAAAAILVVPTIAVAVPWLTELSLLLGL from the coding sequence ATGAACGCGACCACGGCGCTGTTCTTCGGAACCACAGCGCTCCTCCTCGCCGGACCGGTGCCGGGGCTGCTCGCCCGCGCCACCTGGCCGCACCGCAACCCCCGGGCCGCGCTGGTGCTGTGGCAGTCCGTGGCGCTGGCGGCGGTGCTCTCCGCGTTCAGCTGCGGCCTGGCCATCGCCGCCCGCCTCCTCGCCCCCGGCGCCGACGGCCGCCCCACCACCGGCCCCCTCGAGGAGATCGACGCCCTCGGCCTGCCCCTGTGGCTGACCTACATCGTCGTGTTCGCCCTCACCGTGTTCATCGGTGCCCGCCTGACCTTCTCCATGCTGCGCGTCGCGGTGCGCACCCGCCGCCGCCGCTCCCGCCACCGCATGCTCGTCGACCTGCTCGACCGCCGCGAGAGCGGCGCCGCCGTCCGCCGCCACCCGCACGTGCGCATCCTCGACACCGCCGACCCCATCGCCTACTGCCTGCCCGGGCTGCGCCACCGGGTGGTGCTCAGCGAAGGCACCCTCGACAACCTCGGCGACGACGAACTCCGCGCGATCCTGCGCCACGAACACTCCCACCTGCGGGCCCGCCACGACCTCATCCTCGAGGCCTTCACCGCCGTCTACGAAGCGTTCCCCCGCGTCGTGCGCTCCGGGTCGGCGCTCGGCTCGGTGAAACTGCTCGTCGAGCTGCTCGCCGACGACTCCGCCGTCCGCAAGACCGGTCCCGCCCCCCTTGCCCGCGCCCTCGTGGCCTGCGCCGGCGCCCACACCCCCACCGGGGCCCTCGCCGTCGGTGGGCCCAGCACCGTGCTGCGCGTCGAACGACTCACCGGCCCGGGCCCCCACCTCGGGATTTCCGTCGCCGCCTACACCGCCGCCGCCGCGATCCTCGTCGTCCCCACCATCGCCGTGGCGGTGCCCTGGCTCACCGAACTGTCGCTGCTGCTCGGCCTCTGA
- a CDS encoding ABC transporter ATP-binding protein encodes MTDTHLSPAPAPGPVEHAAPRLVAEHISLGYGDRLIVDDLDLSIPTGVVTTVIGPNGCGKSTLLRALSRLLKTRTGTVLLDGHDITTLRTREVARVLGMLPQAPVAPEGLTVADLVSRGRHPHQSWFRQWSSDDEDEVAIALERTGIADLADRPIDELSGGQRQRAWISMALAQGTDILLLDEPTTYLDLAHSVEVLDLVDRLHSELGRTVVMVLHDLNLAVRYSDHLVVMKDGRVVASGVPAEVISVELLREVFDLDASVIDDPVSDRPLIVPIGTRHVYGAAGGPRRA; translated from the coding sequence ATGACCGACACCCACCTGTCCCCCGCCCCGGCCCCCGGCCCCGTCGAGCACGCGGCGCCGCGGCTGGTCGCCGAGCACATCAGCCTCGGCTACGGCGACCGGCTCATCGTCGACGACCTGGACCTGTCCATCCCCACCGGGGTCGTCACCACCGTCATCGGCCCCAACGGCTGCGGCAAATCCACCCTGCTGCGCGCCCTGAGCCGGCTGCTCAAAACCCGCACCGGCACCGTGCTGCTCGACGGGCACGACATCACCACCCTGCGCACCCGCGAGGTCGCCCGGGTGCTCGGCATGCTGCCGCAGGCCCCCGTCGCCCCCGAAGGCCTCACCGTCGCCGACCTGGTCTCCCGCGGCCGGCATCCGCACCAGTCCTGGTTCCGGCAGTGGTCTTCCGACGACGAGGACGAGGTCGCGATCGCCCTCGAACGCACCGGCATCGCCGACCTCGCCGACCGGCCCATCGACGAACTGTCCGGCGGGCAGCGGCAACGCGCCTGGATCTCCATGGCGCTCGCCCAGGGCACCGACATCCTGCTGCTCGACGAACCCACCACCTATCTGGACCTGGCGCACTCGGTGGAGGTCCTCGACCTCGTCGACCGGCTGCACAGCGAACTCGGCCGCACCGTGGTGATGGTGCTGCACGATCTGAACCTGGCCGTCCGTTACAGCGACCACCTGGTGGTGATGAAGGACGGCCGCGTCGTCGCCTCCGGGGTGCCCGCCGAGGTGATCTCCGTGGAACTGCTGCGGGAGGTGTTCGATCTCGACGCCTCCGTCATCGACGATCCGGTGTCCGACCGGCCGCTGATCGTGCCCATCGGCACCCGCCACGTCTACGGCGCCGCCGGAGGTCCCCGCCGGGCCTGA
- a CDS encoding BlaI/MecI/CopY family transcriptional regulator, which translates to MAALGELERAVMDHLWSTPEPQTVRQVHEALSARRNLAYTTVMTVLQRLAKKNLVIQQRDDRAHRYLPVHGRDELVASLMVDALDQADETAGRAAALVHFVGRVGADEAAALRAALAKLEARHGDDNTGHDTERAG; encoded by the coding sequence ATGGCAGCACTCGGCGAACTCGAACGCGCAGTGATGGACCACCTGTGGTCCACCCCCGAACCACAGACCGTCCGGCAGGTCCACGAAGCCCTCTCGGCCCGACGCAACCTCGCATACACCACCGTCATGACGGTCCTGCAGCGCCTCGCCAAGAAGAACCTCGTCATCCAGCAACGCGACGACCGCGCCCACCGCTACCTGCCGGTGCACGGCCGCGACGAACTCGTCGCCAGCCTCATGGTCGACGCCCTCGACCAGGCCGACGAGACCGCCGGCCGCGCCGCCGCCCTCGTCCACTTCGTCGGCCGCGTCGGCGCCGACGAAGCCGCCGCCCTGCGCGCGGCGCTGGCGAAACTCGAAGCGCGACACGGCGACGACAACACCGGCCACGACACCGAGCGGGCCGGCTGA